One window from the genome of Brachyspira sp. SAP_772 encodes:
- a CDS encoding fructose-specific PTS transporter subunit EIIC has protein sequence MLKDVITLDCINIDLKGQTKSEIIDEMIDILYNNGKLNDKEEYKKEILKREAQSSTGMEEGIAIPHGKTNAVKVPTVAIGISKKGVDYESLDGKPSHLFFMIAAPENSNDSHIELLSKITTLLLEDDIREALLNVKSKEEVLDILIKNAEKDNENSSLNQETNNSNSYQVLAVTACPTGIAHTYMAADALLKKGKELGITIKVETNGSSGVKNELTKEEIKNAKGIIVAADKNVAMERFAGKNVDIVGVKEAIKDPERLINNAINQTAPIYHSSEDNTQASNKFAKKPKTGVYKHLMSGVSNMLPFVVGGGILIAFSFMFGINASNPNDPSYNYFAKLLNDIGGGNAFFLMVPVMAGFIGMSIADRPGFAPAMVGGLISLNNSGGFLGGLIGGFLGGYITLLLKKIFSKLPDSLEGIKPVLLYPLFGIFFTGAIMYLFIVNPIAAINTGLSNFLQNLGTGNLILLGALLGAMMSTDMGGPINKAAFTFGIAMIASGQYAPHAAVMAGGMVPPLGIALATTIFKNKFSADERDAGKTCYVMGLSFITEGAIPFAASDPIRVIPSCMIGAAISGALSMAFHIELRAPHGGIFVLPIVNNPVMYLLAIVIGSVVTAVLLGFIKKTVND, from the coding sequence ATGCTAAAAGATGTTATAACTTTAGATTGTATTAATATCGACCTAAAGGGACAAACAAAATCAGAAATTATAGATGAAATGATAGATATTCTCTATAATAACGGTAAATTAAATGACAAAGAAGAGTATAAAAAGGAAATACTAAAGAGAGAAGCTCAAAGCTCAACAGGTATGGAAGAAGGAATAGCAATACCTCATGGTAAAACTAATGCAGTAAAGGTTCCTACAGTTGCAATAGGTATTTCAAAAAAAGGTGTTGATTATGAATCATTAGACGGTAAGCCTTCACATTTATTTTTTATGATAGCAGCTCCAGAAAACTCTAACGATTCTCATATTGAATTATTATCAAAAATAACAACACTTCTTCTTGAAGATGATATTAGAGAAGCACTTCTTAATGTAAAAAGCAAAGAGGAAGTATTGGATATATTAATAAAGAATGCTGAAAAAGATAATGAAAACTCATCATTAAATCAGGAAACTAACAATAGCAATTCATATCAAGTATTAGCAGTAACAGCTTGCCCTACAGGAATAGCACATACTTACATGGCAGCAGATGCATTGCTTAAAAAAGGTAAAGAACTTGGAATTACTATAAAAGTAGAAACTAACGGTTCAAGTGGTGTAAAAAATGAACTTACAAAAGAAGAGATAAAAAATGCAAAAGGAATAATAGTAGCAGCAGATAAAAATGTTGCTATGGAGAGATTTGCAGGAAAGAATGTTGATATAGTAGGAGTAAAAGAGGCTATAAAAGACCCTGAAAGATTAATAAACAATGCCATAAATCAAACTGCTCCTATATATCATAGCAGTGAAGATAATACTCAAGCTTCAAATAAATTTGCTAAAAAGCCAAAAACAGGAGTATATAAGCATTTAATGTCAGGAGTGTCAAATATGCTCCCATTTGTTGTAGGCGGAGGTATATTAATAGCATTTTCATTTATGTTTGGTATTAATGCAAGCAACCCTAATGACCCTTCATACAATTATTTTGCTAAGCTTTTAAATGACATAGGAGGCGGAAATGCATTCTTCCTCATGGTTCCTGTAATGGCAGGATTTATTGGTATGAGTATTGCTGACAGACCGGGTTTTGCTCCTGCTATGGTTGGAGGATTAATTTCTTTAAACAACAGCGGCGGATTTTTGGGCGGTTTGATAGGTGGTTTTTTAGGCGGATATATCACTCTTTTATTAAAAAAGATTTTCTCTAAATTGCCAGACAGTTTAGAAGGAATTAAACCTGTTTTATTATATCCTTTATTTGGTATATTTTTCACTGGTGCTATAATGTATTTGTTTATAGTTAACCCAATAGCTGCAATTAATACTGGTCTTTCAAATTTCTTACAAAACTTAGGAACAGGAAACTTAATATTATTAGGTGCTTTACTTGGTGCTATGATGTCTACTGATATGGGAGGCCCTATAAACAAGGCTGCTTTCACTTTTGGTATAGCAATGATAGCTTCTGGTCAATATGCACCTCATGCTGCAGTTATGGCTGGAGGAATGGTGCCTCCTTTGGGTATAGCATTGGCTACTACAATATTTAAAAATAAATTCTCTGCCGATGAAAGAGATGCTGGAAAAACTTGTTATGTTATGGGGCTTTCATTTATTACTGAAGGAGCTATACCTTTTGCAGCTTCTGACCCTATAAGAGTTATTCCTTCTTGTATGATTGGTGCTGCAATTTCTGGGGCTTTGTCTATGGCTTTTCATATAGAGTTAAGAGCTCCTCATGGCGGTATATTTGTTTTGCCTATAGTTAATAATCCTGTAATGTATTTGCTTGCTATAGTAATAGGTTCTGTAGTTACAGCGGTTCTTCTTGGATTTATTAAAAAGACTGTTAATGATTAA